A window of the Corythoichthys intestinalis isolate RoL2023-P3 chromosome 6, ASM3026506v1, whole genome shotgun sequence genome harbors these coding sequences:
- the rps6kb1b gene encoding ribosomal protein S6 kinase beta-1 yields the protein MAGVFDIDLDQPEQNLSDDETDEAQINDIMDQCSGFEFNMEGCEKIEISEDNVNQGTENIRPECFELLRVLGKGGYGKVFQVRKVVGAASGKIFAMKVLKKAMIVRNAKDTAHTKAERNILEEVKHPFIVDLIYAFQTGGKLYLILEYLSGGELFMQLEREGIFMEDTACFYLAEISMALGHLHQKGIIYRDLKPENIMLNNQGHVKLTDFGLCKESIHDGTVTHTFCGTIEYMAPEILMRSGHNRAVDWWSLGALMYDMLTGAPPFTGENRKKTIDKILKCKLSLPPYLTQEARDLLKRLLKRNASSRLGAGAGDATEVQAHPFFRHINWEDLLARKVEPPFKPFLQSAEDVSQFDSKFTSQTPVDSPDDSTLSESANQAFLGFTYVAPSVLENIKEKFSFEPKIRSPRRFIGSPRTPLSPVKFSGGDCWPRSALLPSGGPSVLQSPQEQAMEVSTPEQMDVTTNSEASAPLPIRQPAGVNLAQMKQQAYPVVAKRPEHLRMNL from the exons ATGGCTGGAGTGTTTGACATTGATTTGGACCAGCCGGAGCAAAATCTCTCTGATGACGAGACTGACGAG GCACAAATCAATGACATCATGGACCAGTGCAGCGGATTTGAATT CAACATGGAAGGTTGTGAGAAGATCGAGATATCAGAGGACAATGTCAATCAGGGGACTGAGAATATTAGGCCAGAGTGTTTTGAATTGTTAAGAGTTCTGGGTAAAGGCGGTTATGGAAAG GTTTTTCAAGTTCGAAAAGTCGTCGGCGCTGCTTCAGGCAAAATATTTGCCATGAAAGTCTTAAAAAAG GCAATGATTGTACGCAACGCCAAAGACACAGCCCACACCAAGGCAGAAAGGAACATCCTGGAGGAGGTGAAGCATCCTTTCATCGTCGATCTCATCTATGCCTTTCAGACAGGCGGGAAGCTGTACCTCATCCTGGAGTACCTGAGCG GAGGAGAACTGTTCATGCAGCTGGAGAGGGAAGGCATTTTCATGGAAGACACAGCCTG TTTCTACCTAGCAGAGATCTCCATGGCTCTGGGCCACCTTCACCAGAAGGGCATCATCTACAGAGACCTAAAGCCTGAGAACATCATGCTAAACAATCAAG GTCATGTCAAGTTAACAGATTTTGGACTGTGCAAAGAGTCGATTCATGACGGTACAGTCACCCACACTTTCTGTGGTACCATTGAATACAT GGCACCAGAGATCTTAATGCGAAGTGGACATAACAGAGCTGTAGACTGGTGGAGTCTGGGTGCTCTGATGTATGACATGCTTACTGGGGCG CCGCCGTTCACTGGCGAAAACCGAAAAAAGACCATTGATAAAATCTTGAAGTGCAAGCTCAGCCTCCCACCCTACCTCACACAGGAAGCAAGAGACCTCCTGAAACGG TTGCTGAAGAGAAATGCCTCATCGCGGTTGGGGGCGGGTGCAGGGGATGCCACAGAGGTGCAG GCACATCCCTTCTTCCGACACATTAACTGGGAGGATTTGCTGGCTCGTAAAGTGGAGCCTCCCTTCAAACCTTTCCTG CAATCAGCTGAAGATGTGAGTCAGTTTGACTCTAAATTCACTAGTCAGACGCCAGTAGACAGCCCTGATGACTCGACACTTAGTGAGAGTGCCAATCAAGCTTTCCTG GGGTTTACGTATGTGGCTCCTTCAGTCCTGGAAAATATCAAAGAGAAGTTCTCCTTTGAGCCAAAAATCCGTTCACCTCGACGATTCATCGGCAGCCCGAGAACGCCTCTCAG CCCAGTGAAATTTTCAGGCGGGGACTGTTGGCCGCGGAGTGCCCTGCTCCCCAGCggtgggccgagtgtcctccagTCTCCTCAGGAACAGGCCATGGAAGTCTCCACCCCGGAGCAGATGGATGTGACCACCAACTCTGAAGCCTCAGCCCCTCTTCCAATTCGCCAGCCTGCTGGGGTTAACCTGGCTCAGATGAAGCAGCAAGCGTACCCTGTTGTGGCCAAACGGCCCGAGCATTTACGTATGAACTTATGA
- the tubd1 gene encoding tubulin delta chain isoform X2, with amino-acid sequence MSVVTVQLGQCGNQVGLDLFDTLYNDAQAGQKKSYATASYERFFHQTKDGDLVARAVLIDMEPKVIKQNFSKTAKSGVWKYDSASSFSQSQGSGNNWANGFCIHGPRHREVMEDLIRREVERCDKLTGFMAMMSVAGGTGSGVGTYVTQCLRDVYPKSFIVNHLIWPYETGEVTVQDYNSVLTLGHIYQLSDGILVHENDMVNKICSQLLHISDISIADLNKVIAHQLGAIFQPVFTADSDGHYSRNFLGEFVSALACHPEYKLLSMSTVPQMPSSYIPYTTFEWPSLIKHLRRMLISNTRMEEGSTQSLTGSNLNTSLANLLILRGKDVFTANTGDFSETSLYTSWQSPKDAFNVWKCPVPFRKYEKMAMLVSNSQALIEPLDNTLRKAWSMFAARAYVYQYTRFGMSEEDLLESFTFAEQIVSSYSQLGCKG; translated from the exons ATGTCAGTGGTGACTGTCCAATTGGGTCAGTGCGGCAACCAGGTGGGTCTGGATTTGTTTGACACCCTCTACAATGACGCTCAGGCGGGCCAGAAGAAATCATATGCTACTGCCAGCTATGAACGCTTCTTCCACCAAACTAAAGATGGAG ATCTTGTTGCCAGGGCAGTGCTGATTGACATGGAGCCAAAAGTTATCAAACAGAATTTTAGTAAAACTGCCAAATCCGGCGTATGGAAATATGACAGTGCATCGAGTTTCAGTCAAAGCCAGGGGAGTGGCAACAACTGGGCAAATGG GTTCTGCATCCATGGCCCCCGACACAGAGAAGTGATGGAAGACCTCATTAGACGAGAGGTAGAACGCTGTGACAAACTGACTGGATTCATGGCCATGATGAGTGTGGCAGGTGGGACTGGCTCTGGAGTGGGCACCTACGTCACTCAGTGTTTGCGGGACGTCTACCCCAAATCTTTCATTGTCAATCACCTCATCTGGCCGTACGAAACTGGCGAG GTGACTGTCCAGGACTACAACTCAGTGCTGACGCTGGGTCACATCTACCAGCTGTCAGATGGCATCCTGGTTCATGAGAACGATATGGTAAACAAGATCTGCAGTCAGCTGCTTCATATAAGCGACATCTCCATTGCCGATTTAAACAAGGTGATCGCGCATCAGCTGGGCGCCATCTTTCAGCCAGTGTTCACTGCTGACTCAGATGGACACTACAGCAGGAATTTTCTGG GAGAATTTGTGAGTGCCCTCGCATGCCACCCTGAGTACAAGCTGCTCAGCATGAGCACTGTACCTCAGATGCCGAGTTCTTACATTCCATACACCACCTTCGAATGGCCTTCTCTGATCAAGCACCTGCGACGGATGCTCATCTCCAACACCAGGATGGAGGAAG GTAGTACACAGAGTCTGACTGGATCTAATCTCAACACCTCCTTGGCCAATCTGCTCATACTGAGAGGCAAAGATGTATTCACCGCCAACACAG GGGACTTCAGCGAAACATCACTTTACACCTCATGGCAATCACCAAAGGACGCTTTCAACGTGTGGAAATGTCCTGTCCCATTCAGGAAGTACGAAAAAATGGCTATGCTGGTTAGCAACAGTCAAGCTTTGATTGAACCATTGGACAATACATTGAGGAAAGCTTGGAGTATGTTCGCTGCAAG ggcTTATGTCTATCAGTACACAAGGTTTGGGATGTCAGAAGAGGATTTACTTGAAAGCTTCACATTTGCAGAGCAAATAGTGTCCAGCTACAGTCAACTGGGCTGTAAGGGATAA
- the tubd1 gene encoding tubulin delta chain isoform X1, whose amino-acid sequence MSVVTVQLGQCGNQVGLDLFDTLYNDAQAGQKKSYATASYERFFHQTKDGDLVARAVLIDMEPKVIKQNFSKTAKSGVWKYDSASSFSQSQGSGNNWANGFCIHGPRHREVMEDLIRREVERCDKLTGFMAMMSVAGGTGSGVGTYVTQCLRDVYPKSFIVNHLIWPYETGEVTVQDYNSVLTLGHIYQLSDGILVHENDMVNKICSQLLHISDISIADLNKVIAHQLGAIFQPVFTADSDGHYSRNFLGEFVSALACHPEYKLLSMSTVPQMPSSYIPYTTFEWPSLIKHLRRMLISNTRMEEVTGSTQSLTGSNLNTSLANLLILRGKDVFTANTGDFSETSLYTSWQSPKDAFNVWKCPVPFRKYEKMAMLVSNSQALIEPLDNTLRKAWSMFAARAYVYQYTRFGMSEEDLLESFTFAEQIVSSYSQLGCKG is encoded by the exons ATGTCAGTGGTGACTGTCCAATTGGGTCAGTGCGGCAACCAGGTGGGTCTGGATTTGTTTGACACCCTCTACAATGACGCTCAGGCGGGCCAGAAGAAATCATATGCTACTGCCAGCTATGAACGCTTCTTCCACCAAACTAAAGATGGAG ATCTTGTTGCCAGGGCAGTGCTGATTGACATGGAGCCAAAAGTTATCAAACAGAATTTTAGTAAAACTGCCAAATCCGGCGTATGGAAATATGACAGTGCATCGAGTTTCAGTCAAAGCCAGGGGAGTGGCAACAACTGGGCAAATGG GTTCTGCATCCATGGCCCCCGACACAGAGAAGTGATGGAAGACCTCATTAGACGAGAGGTAGAACGCTGTGACAAACTGACTGGATTCATGGCCATGATGAGTGTGGCAGGTGGGACTGGCTCTGGAGTGGGCACCTACGTCACTCAGTGTTTGCGGGACGTCTACCCCAAATCTTTCATTGTCAATCACCTCATCTGGCCGTACGAAACTGGCGAG GTGACTGTCCAGGACTACAACTCAGTGCTGACGCTGGGTCACATCTACCAGCTGTCAGATGGCATCCTGGTTCATGAGAACGATATGGTAAACAAGATCTGCAGTCAGCTGCTTCATATAAGCGACATCTCCATTGCCGATTTAAACAAGGTGATCGCGCATCAGCTGGGCGCCATCTTTCAGCCAGTGTTCACTGCTGACTCAGATGGACACTACAGCAGGAATTTTCTGG GAGAATTTGTGAGTGCCCTCGCATGCCACCCTGAGTACAAGCTGCTCAGCATGAGCACTGTACCTCAGATGCCGAGTTCTTACATTCCATACACCACCTTCGAATGGCCTTCTCTGATCAAGCACCTGCGACGGATGCTCATCTCCAACACCAGGATGGAGGAAG TCACAGGTAGTACACAGAGTCTGACTGGATCTAATCTCAACACCTCCTTGGCCAATCTGCTCATACTGAGAGGCAAAGATGTATTCACCGCCAACACAG GGGACTTCAGCGAAACATCACTTTACACCTCATGGCAATCACCAAAGGACGCTTTCAACGTGTGGAAATGTCCTGTCCCATTCAGGAAGTACGAAAAAATGGCTATGCTGGTTAGCAACAGTCAAGCTTTGATTGAACCATTGGACAATACATTGAGGAAAGCTTGGAGTATGTTCGCTGCAAG ggcTTATGTCTATCAGTACACAAGGTTTGGGATGTCAGAAGAGGATTTACTTGAAAGCTTCACATTTGCAGAGCAAATAGTGTCCAGCTACAGTCAACTGGGCTGTAAGGGATAA
- the tubd1 gene encoding tubulin delta chain isoform X3, giving the protein MEDLIRREVERCDKLTGFMAMMSVAGGTGSGVGTYVTQCLRDVYPKSFIVNHLIWPYETGEVTVQDYNSVLTLGHIYQLSDGILVHENDMVNKICSQLLHISDISIADLNKVIAHQLGAIFQPVFTADSDGHYSRNFLGEFVSALACHPEYKLLSMSTVPQMPSSYIPYTTFEWPSLIKHLRRMLISNTRMEEVTGSTQSLTGSNLNTSLANLLILRGKDVFTANTGDFSETSLYTSWQSPKDAFNVWKCPVPFRKYEKMAMLVSNSQALIEPLDNTLRKAWSMFAARAYVYQYTRFGMSEEDLLESFTFAEQIVSSYSQLGCKG; this is encoded by the exons ATGGAAGACCTCATTAGACGAGAGGTAGAACGCTGTGACAAACTGACTGGATTCATGGCCATGATGAGTGTGGCAGGTGGGACTGGCTCTGGAGTGGGCACCTACGTCACTCAGTGTTTGCGGGACGTCTACCCCAAATCTTTCATTGTCAATCACCTCATCTGGCCGTACGAAACTGGCGAG GTGACTGTCCAGGACTACAACTCAGTGCTGACGCTGGGTCACATCTACCAGCTGTCAGATGGCATCCTGGTTCATGAGAACGATATGGTAAACAAGATCTGCAGTCAGCTGCTTCATATAAGCGACATCTCCATTGCCGATTTAAACAAGGTGATCGCGCATCAGCTGGGCGCCATCTTTCAGCCAGTGTTCACTGCTGACTCAGATGGACACTACAGCAGGAATTTTCTGG GAGAATTTGTGAGTGCCCTCGCATGCCACCCTGAGTACAAGCTGCTCAGCATGAGCACTGTACCTCAGATGCCGAGTTCTTACATTCCATACACCACCTTCGAATGGCCTTCTCTGATCAAGCACCTGCGACGGATGCTCATCTCCAACACCAGGATGGAGGAAG TCACAGGTAGTACACAGAGTCTGACTGGATCTAATCTCAACACCTCCTTGGCCAATCTGCTCATACTGAGAGGCAAAGATGTATTCACCGCCAACACAG GGGACTTCAGCGAAACATCACTTTACACCTCATGGCAATCACCAAAGGACGCTTTCAACGTGTGGAAATGTCCTGTCCCATTCAGGAAGTACGAAAAAATGGCTATGCTGGTTAGCAACAGTCAAGCTTTGATTGAACCATTGGACAATACATTGAGGAAAGCTTGGAGTATGTTCGCTGCAAG ggcTTATGTCTATCAGTACACAAGGTTTGGGATGTCAGAAGAGGATTTACTTGAAAGCTTCACATTTGCAGAGCAAATAGTGTCCAGCTACAGTCAACTGGGCTGTAAGGGATAA